One stretch of Centroberyx gerrardi isolate f3 chromosome 13, fCenGer3.hap1.cur.20231027, whole genome shotgun sequence DNA includes these proteins:
- the klhl18 gene encoding kelch-like protein 18, with product MTMGDVICEELEDLVHFSVQDLPGRGYVVMEEIRRQGKLCDVTLKVGDHKFSAHRIILAASIPYFHAMFTNDMVECKQDEIVMQGMDPSALEALINFAYNGHVAIDQQNVQSLLIGSSFLQLQNVKDACCSFLQERLHPKNCLGVRQFAETMMCTTLYDSANSFLHQHFVEVSLSEEFLGLRAEEVLELVGCDELNVKAEEQVFEAVLAWVRHDGARREALLPELLAKIRLPLCRPQFLSDRVQQDELVRCCHRCRDLVDEAKDFHLMPERRPHLPAFKTRQRCCTSISGLIYAVGGLNSSGDSLNVVEVFDPIGNFWERCQPMRTARSRVGVAVVNGLLYAIGGYDGQSRLSTVEVYNPETDSWTRVSSMNSQRSAMGTVVIDGHIFVCGGYDGKSSLNSVECYSPETDRWAVVMEMSASRSAAGVTVFDGRIFVSGGHDGLQIFNTVEYYNHHTDRWHPAAGMMNKRCRHGAAALGSHMYVAGGYDGSGFLSGAEVYSSASGQWSHLVAMNTRRSRVSLVATSGRLYAVGGYDGQSNLSSVEMYNADDNHWTFMAPMVCHEGGVGVGCIPLQPA from the exons ATGACGATGGGAGACGTAATCTGTGAAGAACTGGAGGATTTAGTTCATTTCTCAGTGCAGGACCTGCCGGGTCGAGGTTATGTCGTCATGGAGGAGATCCGACGTCAGGGGAAACTCTGTGATGTCACTCTCAAG gtggGAGATCATAAGTTCAGCGCTCACCGCATCATCCTCGCCGCCTCCATCCCCTACTTCCACGCCATGTTCACCAACGACATGGTGGAATGCAAACAGGACGAGATCGTCATGCAGGGCATGGACCCCAG cGCTCTGGAGGCTCTGATCAACTTTGCGTACAACGGCCATGTTGCGATCGACCAGCAGAACGTCCAGTCGCTGCTGATCGGCTCCAGCTTCCTGCAGCTGCAGAACGTCAAGGACGCCTGCTGCTCCTTCCTGCAggagag GTTGCATCCTAAGAACTGTCTGGGCGTCCGTCAGTTTGCGGAGACGATGATGTGCACGACGCTGTACGACTCGGCCAACAGCTTCCTGCACCAGCACTTCGTGGAGGTTTCTCTGTCGGAGGAGTTCCTGGGCCTGCGGGCGGAGGAGGTGCTGGAGCTGGTCGGCTGCGACGAGCTCAACGTTAAAGCGGAGGAGCAG GTGTTCGAGGCGGTGTTGGCGTGGGTTCGTCACGACGGCGCGCGGCGCGAGGCGCTGCTGCCGGAGCTGCTGGCCAAGATCCGACTTCCTCTCTGCCGACCTCAGTTCCTGTCCGACCGGGTCCAGCAGGACGAGCTCGTCCGCTGCTGCCACAGATGCAG AGATCTGGTGGACGAAGCGAAGGATTTCCACCTGATGCCGGAGCGCCGGCCGCACCTCCCGGCCTTCAAAACCCGCCAGCGCTGCTGCACCTCCATCAGCGGCCTGATCTACGCTGTGGGAGGACTCAACAGCTCCG GCGACTCTCTGAACGTCGTCGAAGTGTTCGATCCGATCGGAAACTTCTGGGAGCGGTGCCAGCCAATGAGGACGGCCCGGAGCCGAGTGGGCGTGGCCGTGGTCAACGGGCTGCTGTACGCCATCGGCGGATACGACGGCCAATCGCGGCTCAGCACGGTGGAGGTTTACAACCCGGAGACGGACAGCTGGACGAGAGTCTCCAGCATGAACAGCCAGCGCAG CGCCATGGGAACGGTTGTGATTGACGGTCACATCTTCGTGTGCGGCGGCTACGACGGAAAGTCGTCCCTGAACTCGGTGGAGTGTTACTCTCCGGAGACGGACAG GTGGGCGGTGGTGATGGAGATGAGCGCCAGCCGCAGCGCCGCCGGCGTGACGGTCTTCGACGGACGCATTTTTGTCTCTGGCGGCCATGACGGTTTACAGATCTTCAACACG gTGGAGTACTACAACCACCACACCGACCGCTGGCACCCGGCGGCCGGGATGATGAATAAGCGCTGTCGGCACGGCGCCGCGGCGCTGGGCAGTCACATGTACGTGGCGGGAGGTTACGACGGCTCGGGCTTCCTCAGCGGCGCCGAGGTGTACAGCTCGGCGTCCGGACAGTGGAGCCACCTGGTGGCCATGAACACCCGGCGCAGCAGAGTGTCGCTGGTGGCCACATCCGGCAGACTGTACGCCGTGGGCGGCTACGACGGACAGTCCAACCTCAGCTCCGTAGAGATGTACAACGCCGACGACAACCACTGGACGTTCATGGCGCCCATGGTCTGCCACGAGGGCGGGGTCGGGGTCGGGTGTATACCCCTCCAGCCCGCCTAG
- the bfsp2 gene encoding phakinin — translation MPLPRRRSSFLGQPSAERPASGGIRISSAGGTSAPRGVFVGTAPTGGASGLGTRVSRRALGISSVFLQGLRSSAAPVLPRTGDRAAHGTSPGLNTCLMEYRDKVRALEQLNQQLEEQIRLCLDRRANSAGAWGPLRRDWEEVYRQVSEAILDNARLMLQTENVQANAEDFKDRFENEQPFRKAVEEEISSLYKVIDDANVTKADLEEQMENMRAELRGLEHNHEEDVRVLYGQMAGRDVDEPDAPIETSLDQILAYIRTHWEKVIERNRAETDSYLECKQAECVSSQLSREEEEVETLKAECSDAGCKIQSLQAETESIRALKRGLENSLGDARHWHDLELQNLGSVVAKLEAELADVRGDIEQQRRGYETLMSNKLRLEQEIGAYHGILDGEESRYHPAPPMCSDQPSEPEGAASPPAAPDSQTDAAGSPGP, via the exons ATGCCTCTGCCGAGACGTCGCTCGTCGTTTCTGGGTCAGCCGTCGGCCGAGCGCCCGGCCTCCGGCGGCATCAGGATCAGCTCGGCCGGCGGCACCTCGGCGCCCCGCGGCGTGTTCGTCGGCACCGCCCCGACGGGCGGAGCCTCCGGCCTGGGCACCCGGGTTTCGCGGCGCGCCCTCGGCATCAGCAGCGTCTTCCTGCAGGGCCTGAGGAGCAGCGCCGCGCCCGTCCTGCCCAGGACCGGGGACCGGGCCGCGCACGGCACCTCGCCCGGACTCAACACCTGTCTGATGGAGTACAGAGACAAAGTGCGCGCGCTGGAGCAGCTGAaccagcagctggaggagcagatCCGCCTCTGCCTGGACCGCAGGGCCAACAGCGCCGGGGCCTGGGGGCCGCTGAGGAGGGACTGGGAGGAGGTCTACCGACAG GTGAGTGAAGCCATCCTGGACAACGCCAGGCTGATGCTGCAGACGGAGAACGTCCAGGCCAACGCCGAGGACTTCAAGGACAG GTTCGAGAACGAGCAGCCGTTCAGGaaggcggtggaggaggagatcagCTCGCTGTACAAAGTGATCGACGACGCCAACGTCACCAAGGCCGACCTGGAGGAGCAGATGGAGAACATGAGGGCCGAGCTGCGAGGCCTGGAGCACAACCATGAGGAG GATGTGCGGGTCTTGTACGGCCAGATGGCGGGACGCGATGTGGACGAACCCGACGCTCCCATAGAAACCAGTCTGGACCAGATACTGGCCTACATCCGAACCCACTGGGAGAAAGTGATCGAGAGGAACCGAGCCGAGACCGACAGCTACCTGGAGTGCAAG CAGGCGGAGTGTGTGAGCAGCCAGCTGAGccgtgaggaagaggaagtggagaCGCTGAAGGCTGAGTGCAGCGACGCCGGCTGTAAGATCCAGAGCCTGCAGGCCGAGACCGAGTCCATCAGAGCGCTG AAGCGCGGCCTGGAGAACTCGCTGGGCGACGCGCGGCACTGGCACGACCTGGAGCTGCAGAACCTCGGCTCGGTGGTGGCCAAGCTGGAGGCGGAGCTGGCCGACGTGCGCGGCGACATCGAGCAGCAGCGCCGCGGCTACGAAACCCTGATGAGCAACAAGCTGCGGCTGGAGCAGGAGATCGGAGCGTACCACGGCATCCTGGACGGGGAGGAGAGCCGCTACCACCCAGCCCCCCCCAT GTGCTCAGACCAGCCTTCAGAGCCTGAGGGAGCTGCCagtcctcctgctgctccagaCTCCCAGACCGACGCTGCAGGATCTCCAGGACCGTGA